The genomic interval TTAACCTtgtaaacatttcatcaatagtttaaTCGTCTTTCATTTCAAACATCTCAAATTTTCTAACATCTATATCAATTCTTCTATCCTTAACATGGTtggttccttcatgatgagtttgaaAGGAATCTCATATTTCTTtatatcttcttttcttttctagTATAGtacatctttttgttttatcatttcttttgaacatcttctgaattttttttttggagataAGAGCAAGTTCATCTTCATCCTATTCTTGAGGATGTTCATTGATCTCGGCATTTTCTTTACATGTTGatgtttcttcttttttgtaTGGAAGATCCCCCATCTTGCATTGTTTTTAGTGctatcatttttcttttcatttgagCTTTGTCTTCTTGGATTATTGCTTCATGTGCTTTTAATGATCCAATCCAATCTTCCAATTTTAACTCTTTCAGATATTTTACTTCAGGTAAACACAAGTCTCCATATTTTTGGAAGActccttaatattttttttaattttttcttgagTTGTATATTTTTGCCCAAGAGATCTCATTTTGTTTACAATGGTTGTTAACCTtgtaaacatttcatcaatagtttaaTCGTCTTTCATTTCAAACATCTCAAATTTTCTAACATCTATATCAATTCTTCTATCCTTAACATGGTtggttccttcatgatgagtttgaaAGGAATCTCATATTTCTTTAGTAGTTGTACATTCAAGTGTTCTATCATATTCTTCTTTACTTAGTGCACATGTTAGAAATAATTGATCTTTTGAATTTAGATGTAACATTGTCTTATATCAGTTGTCCATGTAGTCTTTTTTTTCACTAATTATGTATGATCATTCTCATATACTTGTGATACATAGTTATCGTCTTCAATTTTGCTCCACATATTATTATCTTGGGAAAAAAGAAACAACTTCATTTTTCCTTTCCAAAAGTAGTAATTTGTGCCATCAAAGAATTGTGGTTTATTTGAATATCCTCTTTTTGGTATGAACTTTGCAATTTTTTACATCAATTATTCCTGGATCTTTTCATTTTACATTGTTGAGTGATCAAACCTTTGAGAGTTAGAGAtatgatgccaattgaagtgaATATAATTGTCACAAGAAAGAAGGATTTAAATTGTGATGCTTTCAAAATATGCACTTTAAAATTCTTTCTCAAGATAAGACTTGGAAATGTTAGATTAGAATAATGAACATACTCGTGCTTTGAGAAGGTTCAAGAAcaaagttatattttaaattgatagtAGTGTGATTTAGcgaaataacataataataaaatataaatgtaagGAAATCACACAAAGAAAATACCTTTGTTTACCTAATATGGGTTAACTAGTCCTCACAACTAGTGACTTTTTCACTAGTAAGTTGAGAAATCTCTCAACTTAAATTTTTTCCACTAGTCACACTTGACTATACACTTGTATTTTCTTAGCCTCAACAAACATACAAATATCACCCAAATTTTTTCTCAACTAGGCAAACTTCATTATGCTTACAacaaaatgataatgatgatttgtTTGGATATGATCACAACATTATTGATATAGCTTGAACTAAGAATACACTCAAATGTTTGATCTTAAAATCTATTACAAAGAGCAGTAGTGTGTTTATTGATAATTGAAGAGAACTTTTACTAGCTTTACATTTAAGAAAATGGAATATGATTAATTGCAACTTAAAGCACCTTCTATTTATAGTCTTGGGAAGGCTTCTTGTTGTTGAAAAGGACACGTATAAGCGTTGGACACATGTCCCAAAGTGTTATAGCAATTAGCTTGAACGTCCTCTATAATCTAGGTAAACATTCTCTTCATTCTAAGAAATCATCCTCTTCTTAGAGGAAGTTAATGATTGTCCTCAACTTGTATGAAGATGACCTTATCTATATGGAGACATCATCTTTTGTATGCGGATGATAAATAAGTTTGATCATTCTCTTAACAGCTTATGACAACATGTAATGAGCTGTAAAGTAGGGTGAATGAGCTTGAAATAAGTTATCTATTGTACTTGCACTGCAGAACATTCTCTTTTGATTGTCCTCGTGCTTGAATGTTCTCAACTATATAGGTTCATGTACTATAAACATTCATAATGTTTACCATTTTTCCTTatttcactacaagaaaaaaaaaactgttttgCGGCAGTTAAAAATAGGATTTGGTGCAGTTTGATCTTTGCGACAGTTCTCCAATCGTCGCAGATTCGTGCGTCACAAGCAGcgaaataattgagtcattaaaatttacaagcagcggaaaaagtttctcaaatacatacatccaaagtatctaaacaacaaccagaagataaaaggaacccattcaactaaggtgtcgtactgacaataatagtaacagtacagtcttccggtttaaaataaacgcaaccccaaaagaaaacatttgttccctctgtgacaacctagtctgatcattctACACAACAACTAAATACCCtgactgatctccacgcgccccgtgagatcctcctaacgtagctgcagtcaagcattcccNNNNNNNNNNNNNNNNNNNNNNNNNNNNNNNNNNNNNNNNNNNNNNNNNNNNNNNNNNNNNNNNNNNNNNNNNNNNNNNNNNNNNNNNNNNNNNNNNNNNNNNNNNNNNNNNNNNNNNNNNNNNNNNNNNNNNNNNNNNNNNNNNNNNNNNNNNNNNNNNNNNNNNNNNNNNNNNNNNNNNNNNNNNNNNNNNNNNNNNNNNNNNNNNNNNNNNNNNNNNNNNNNNNNNNNNNNNNNNNNNNNNNNNNNNNNNNNNNNNNNNNNNNNNNNNNNNNNNNNNNNNNNNNNNNNNNNNNNNNNNNNNNNNNNNNNNNNNNNNNNNNNNNNNNNNNNNNNNNNNNNNNNNNNNNNNNNNNNNNNNNNNNNNNNNNNNNNNNNNNNNNNNNNNNNNNNNNNNNNNNNNNNNNNNNNNNNNNNNNNNNNNNNNNNNNNNNNNNNNNNNNNNNNNNNNNNNNNNNNNNNNNNNNNNNNNNNNNNNNNNNNNNNNNNNNNNNNNNNNNTATCTGCTACTGGCTATTATATCCATGAATGGAGACTTATTCTCTCATCCATGTTTTGATTGTTCTAAACTCTTGTTGATATGTCGCTTTATACTTAATAGAGTTGTAAGACTATCATATTATGACATTGGGATTGAGgctaataaatatgatttttattacgAGAGTGATTGTATGGTTTTAAGCagccaaaaaaaaatatttaacttttgatTTATGATTTGGTATTATGGTATATGATatcttttactttttgaaattttcttagTCTATTTGGTTGCTACCatttaccaaaaaaataaaataaaataaactctaAATTTTCACTCAATATAtgtagaataaaatattttgggtTTAGAGTGTCAAATATATCTCAGTTGATATCTATGGTGCGCCACGATCTGATTGGTTATGAATATCGTGAGGTGTTGCTCTTCACACATCCTAGCAAATCCCTGGTTGAGATGGGTAGACACACCACTTCACTTTCACTTAGCACGGACCAAAGTCAACGGGTCAATATCTTCCCCCACTCCAAAAAGATAAGTTGTATGTGAGAGTTTCCCTTCGAGAATTGTATCGGGCACCCCCTCCTCCCAATTTTACCTCTCACCtccatatttttttctaaagacCATTTCACccttttattttgtataaaaccataaatatttgaaaattataaactttcgaaataataaaaagttagttttttgatattttcgaaagttttgttaaatttgaaacattcgaaatttaatttttcagaaaatttaaccaattttgaaacttttgataattgtcaaagtttcgaaatgctaTTTTCCCGAATATTTTGAAACTTTGGATAAATTTGAAAGTTACGAAGTGTAAATTtccaaaaaatatcaaaactttcgaaagtttcgatgaatttgaaacttccgaaattagatatcaaatttattgctataaatatattactatttattactataaatttattattataaatttattactatttattattattaatttattactaataaaaatgtatttcgGAACTTTGCATGAATAccaaagtttcaaaagtttcaaaatgttggaaaaaaatgaacttcgaaagtttcacgTTCATGAAAACTTTCGTAATTtggaaaattaatatttcaaaaatttcaaagtttatCTTACTTTTggatttcgaaagtttcaaatattCGAATGTTTGCAAATGTGATTTGGACAATTCAAACTTTTGAATAAAaggaataaaagaaaatgagaatttttttgggggttttaataataatattagggGCAATCtggtatttttttaatgttataaacatagattcaaaaatgtcattaaaaaatatattgacttaacagtagagactaaaattacTTGCAAGATAATTTTGTAGACACTAAAacgtatttaataattttattataacatctaatcaacttattaaatataattttaaaatttcttaaaaaaaataattcaaaataaccATATTATATTTACTAcatatgtttaatttaaaagtatatacaactattttttaggaactatatatacttttaaacagaaaaaatattaacttcttcaaagaaaaaattatcattCTTCACTCAAATTGTCAAAAAAGAGAGGAGAGTTCCAACATGATCATGCATTGTGAATAAAGGTGAAATAGATTATGTTTACAAAACTCAATTAAATACTTGTTTTAAATGCATAATGAAGTTTTTAAATACAATTAGAAGCCTATTTGACATTTCGCTGATATGCAAAGTAAATAGACCGAATCCTATAAATAATTTGTgtattctttgtttttaaaatttgaaaatacagaataggaagaaaaaaaattaataacaattaaaataattttctacttatttgattttgattttgtttttaaatgatgatttgattttgattttaattttatttttaaatgatatttgatttaaaattaaatcaaatcaaatcatcttttaaaagcaaaatttaagaaatcagactaatacatatttcaaattttctacttatttgatttgattttttcttgaatgatgatttgatttgattttatcttgaatgatgatgatttgatttgattttgattttgatggcTGTATATATACTCCTCATACTGTTATAGTGTATCAACATCTAAACTTGTACAATTTTCACaattcttattaaaaataatggaCCGAAGGATGAGGTTTTGGGATGTTGCACTAATAGTAATGGTATGCATGAGTGTAACAGTGACAAAGTCAAACGGTGCGCGTCCTTTGAACAACCAACTTCAAGAAGGGACAGGGGTAAAATGGGCTTTCCTAGTTGCTGGTTCTAGAGGTTATGGAAATTATAGGCACCAAGCTGATGTATGTCATGCCTATCAAGTATTAAAAAGTGGGGGTCTTAAAGATGAAAATATCATTGTTATGATGTATGATGATATCGCCGATAGTATAGAAAATCCAATCCCTGGCGCTATAATTAATCAACCAGATGGGCCAGATGTTTTTCAGGGCGTTCCTTTGGTACACTTTttctttgtatatttttttttatcaaaattcaaGTAATTCAATGTGATTGTACTAATTTCAACCGCAATCCAAACAATCACTCAATttctttcaaattaatttagCAATTATATGAAgttagtctttttttttatacaaaatttatttttatttaataattgaatttgtTACATTTATATTCTACAGAATATTAAACAGTGAAATTGTAATATGTTCCTTTTTTATcctattttatgtttatttatttttaaaagtgaaaATTTTTTATCAGGATTATACAGGACCGGATgcaaatataaacaatttttacgCAGTGCTTAGAGGCTACAAAAGTGGTCTTATTGGAGGTAGCGGTAAGGTACTCAGTAGTAAGCCTGAAGATACCGTATTCATTTACATTGCTAGTCATGGTAACAAAGGGTTTATAGGTTAGTAACATCTAttcattttttctataattttgtAATGCATATGTTTATAAAGAAAAACACATGAGATGGTAGTTCACTGATAAATGCTTAGCCTCATAACTTTAAGGTTTAAAATGTAATCTTTAGtgttactttaattaataataaataaaaaaattacttcaatctttaataaattataaggaattatttttattgatggGAAAAATATCATTATTTGATCAGGATTGCCAGATGACAACGTTGTATATGCCGACCAGTTCTTAGAGGCATTGAAAATCAATTACAAAAAAATGGTATGTTTCCTTCTATATATTGTAAATATCAACTTCAAAGTGAACAATATttgtaaagaataaaaaatatatcaagatcaaaataaataaaaataattaatgttatacCAAACAAATACTTTTAATTGAGGTTCGACAATGCAttgattgttttatttaatttaatggaaTAAAGGTGATATACATAGAATCATGTAACTCTGGGAGCATGTTTGAAGGGCTTCTTCGAgatgatttaaatatttatgcaaCCACATCTGCCAGAGCAGATGAGAATAGTCATGCGTTTTACTGTCCAGGTGGAATAATGCCTCCACCGCCTTATTATAACGTTTGTTTGGGTGATTTGTACAGTATTTCTTGGTTGGAATTCAGGTATGGTTAAGTTATtcaatacttttttttctttagttttttttctatAGATAGAGTGACAAACATCACATAAAAACTCACAATTCTCACTCTCATGAGTTTGTTTTATTGCATTTTGAGATTTCCAATGCTCTTAGGGACAAAACTAAGAGtttgagtatatatataaatatattatactaTCCAAATAATCGTTAACAATCCTCCATTTTTTATTGAACCCCTCTTTATAACATCACatataaatagatattacatattttttgttttatttatgaaaCAGTGAGTATTATGATAGGGCAAACAAAACTTTGCATGACCAATATGATGTTGTAAGTCGTTCAATCAACTCTATACATACATATGTGAACATACTGTCAATTCAATATTAAATACTTGCAATTAATGTACAGACGTGGTTTAGAACACTTTTTACTGGTGAAGAGTATATGTCTCACGTGATGCCATACGGAAATATGACTATGAATGAGGATTTACTTGAAACATATCTTGGACGTGCTAAACCAGCTAGAGCTAATGATAACTACCATTTCAATAGAACTACAACTCATGAGCATTCCAATAAACGATTTAATACGACAACAAGATTGGTCAGCCAACAAGATGCTCATTTACTTTATCTGAATCTTAAGGTTATTCTTATTTCGATCTCTTATTAAGATATGGATCCTTTATCGTTAGCTTTACGATGTAACCTATTGTAGAACATTAGATTATCCTTCTTAATCTTAAGATCTACAACAGGATAACCTAATGGAATACAACAGGAAACACTATAAAGTCGAATGTAGAGTATTCAAAATCATCTTATTGTGTATATTTgtttaattgaaatttgaacataaaatttatttcaatattgaGAGGAcaaatttttatgaataattttagTTGGAAAAGGCACCAGATGGTTCCATGGATAAGTCAAAAGCTCAAATTGAGTTAGATGATGAAATTTCTCATAGAAAACATGACGACCAGAGTGTATATCTCATATGGAAACTTTTGTTTGGAGAAGACACCACCTCTACTATGATGGCAAATCTTCGTTCAGTCGGTCAACC from Cicer arietinum cultivar CDC Frontier isolate Library 1 chromosome 5, Cicar.CDCFrontier_v2.0, whole genome shotgun sequence carries:
- the LOC101505224 gene encoding vacuolar-processing enzyme-like; protein product: MDRRMRFWDVALIVMVCMSVTVTKSNGARPLNNQLQEGTGVKWAFLVAGSRGYGNYRHQADVCHAYQVLKSGGLKDENIIVMMYDDIADSIENPIPGAIINQPDGPDVFQGVPLDYTGPDANINNFYAVLRGYKSGLIGGSGKVLSSKPEDTVFIYIASHGNKGFIGLPDDNVVYADQFLEALKINYKKMVIYIESCNSGSMFEGLLRDDLNIYATTSARADENSHAFYCPGGIMPPPPYYNVCLGDLYSISWLEFR